CATACCTCTATTCAAGCAAGAGAGTGTGGAAGTGCTTGACTGTCAGACCCACAAGCaagtccttctttttttacCAAAGTTACAGTTGACTTGCCCCATTATTCCAGGCCCAGTTCAATCACAAACGCGCCAAAGCCCAGTAATGATTGAACGCATGTTGGTCATCCTCAAAAACTGATGGCATATTCTACTAACAAAGTACTCTTCCATAGTCATGCCGCTTAAGGTCTTGATCATGGAAGCTAGTCGAGGAGTTACGCGCGTAGTAAACCATTGGCATATTTTAATAATAAACTGTTAGCGTACTTTACATGGCCTTCGTCTTACTTGCCAGGCAAAAATTGGAGAAGCTCGGCCCCACCTGCTTATGCATGCTTGCATGATACTACATAAAGTTTTGTTGGAGAGACGGAATGGCTTGCTGATAAAGTTGGAAATgcagcagatgatgaataTCCGCGATAAATTCAACGGAACCGGCAGTGAAGCAGCAAATAGGGGGGGAAGGATGTAATCCTTGAGCAAATTATCAGAGGTGAACTTTGCATAGATCCTGCTTTTGACGTCAATGCATTTGAAATGTTAATTGTAATAGATGGGCCTATGCAGAAGGGTATAGAGTTGGTAGGACAGTTGCGGTGCTTCGAAGAACTAAGGCGATCTCGGAACGCAACAGCTGCTATGCCAAAAAAGGTAATCTGGCTTTCACTCTTGTAACAGTCTTTTTCTGTCTTCCAAAGTAGGCTTCTTGCTTCCTCCCTCAACCATTGATGTCTTTGTTTGTGGATCTAGGTCCGATGGAACAAATGGTCTCATGAATTGTTCGTCTTCCCACTCAATGGAAGACTGCTTGAAGGCAGGTTGGGTTGGTGGTCGAGAACTTGAGATCCAGTCTCCTCACCGGCCGTTAGACGCTGATTGAGATGGTGCACAGTGCATCCGGCGGCCTTACTTTCTGCCTGCAAGGTATATAAAGACTGGGGGTGTAGGACTTCCTCTTGTTTTGTCAATGAACATCGCCTACTCACTTAACGAACAACTCGAACAACTCGAACAACTCTGAAACCTTCCCATACACACTACTACAATGCGCTCTTCCATCGTCTATTTCTCTATCCTCGCCTCTCTTGTGGCCTCTGCTAGTGCCCTCGAGATTGCTCCTGCTCGACGAGGTGTTGCTATCCTCTCTCGACGCAACGATGGTAAGCATTTGCTGCTTGATATCGGTTGTACAGCTTGGGAACTAAACATTACTATTCGGCTTCACTTTTGCAAACTCTGTGATCGCATCGAAACAGTCGATCAGGTCGGCGTTGACAGGCGCTCTGGTGTCGATGTCGACAAAGTCGGCGTTGACAGGCGTTCCGGTGTTGACAAAGTCGATGTTGACAGGCGCTCTGGCGTTGATGTCGACAAAGTCGGCGTTGACAGGCGTTCCGGTGTTGACAAAGTCGGCGTTGACAAGCGCTCTGGCGTCGATGTTGACAAAGTCGATGTTGACAGGCGTTCCGGTAAGCATTTTGCCATTTGATCTCTGTAGTACAGATTGAAACTGACATTATTCGATGTCACTTTCAGGCGTCGATGTTGACAAAGTCGGCGTTGACAGGCGTTCCGGTGTTGATGTCGACAAAGTCGGCGTTGACAAGCGCTCTGGCGTCGATGTTGACAAAGTCGATGTTGACAGGCGCTCGGGTGTCGATGTTGACAAAGTCGATGTTGACAGGCGCTCTGGCGTCGATGTCGACAAAGTCGGCGTTGACAGGCGTTCCGGTGTTGACAAAGTCGGTGTTGACAGGCGCTCTGGCGTCGATGTTGACAAAGTCTTTGACAGGCGTTCCGGTAAGCCTTTTGCCATTTGATCTCTGTAGTACAGATTGAAACTGACATTATTCGATGTCACTTTCAGGCGTCGATGTTGACAAAGTCGGCGTTGACAAGCGCTCTGGCGTCGATGTTGACAAAGTCTTTGACAGGCGTTCCGGTAAGCATTTTGCCATTTGATCTCTGTAGTACAGATTGAAACTGACATTATTCGATGTCACTTTCAGGTGTCGATGTTGACAAAGTCTTTGACAGGCGTTCCGGTAAGCATTTTGCCATTTGATCTCTGTAGTACAGATTGAAACTGACATTATTCGATGTCACTTTCAGGCGTCGATGTTGACAAAGTCGGCGTTGACAGGCGCTCTGGCGTCGATGTTGACAAGGTCGGCGTTGACAAGCGTTCCGGCGTCGATGTCGATCAGGTCGGTGTTGACAGGCGCTCTGGCGTTGATGTCGACAAAGTCGGCGTTGACAGGCGTTCCGGTGTTGATGTCGACAAGGTCGGCGTAGACAGGCGCTCCGGTGTTGATGTCGACAAGGTCGGCGTTGACAGGCGCTCGGGTGTTGATGTCGACAAAGTCGGCGTTGACAGGCGTTCCGGTGTTGATGTCGACAAGGTCGGCGTAGACAGGCGCTCCGGTAAGCATTTTGCCATTTGATCTCTGTAGTACAGATTGAAACTGACATTATTCGATGTCACTGTTTAAACTCCTTAAACTCCTGCGATCAGTCGATGATACTACCTATACTTCTATGGCTACCCTCGAATCCGCGTTCACCAATCCCACTCCTTACCTGCCAACTAGCCCTCTGACTATGTCTGCGGCTGCCCTCGAATCCGCGCCAACTGGCCCTCTGACTATTTCTGCGGCTACCCTCGAATCCGCGGTAACTGGCCCTATGACTATTTCTGCGGCTACCCTCGAATCCGCGATCACCGaaccctttccctttcctttcatgCCAACCAACCCTCTGACTGTTTCGTTCACCAATCCCACTCCCTCCCCGACCAACCCTCTGACTGCGTAACTGAGTGGTCTACCCTCAGCCCAAGCCCCGCGTGGAAACTTCTACTAGGCAGAATTAACTGGTAGAAGTTACAGAAGGGCCTTTTTTGTCGCTTGCTGGAATTGTCCGTAATATTCGTTGTGTAATAATGAATGTCGAATGAATACTATGTAAACGTAGTAATCGGCGAGTACAGACTGGTTTTTAAGTGGCCTCAGGTTTTGTATGCAATTTCGAACAGGTTAGACACGATGATTCTTACCAGATTCGGCTTCCGTTGGGGAGACCAacactttccatctccatgcCGTACACTGTCGCCTTGGTCGCTGATCGATAAACCCGTAGTTCCCGGCTGCCCTCCCAGTCCGACGCGACCGTCGGGATCACTGTTGAATGCGCTTTAGGAAAATTAAATGAGTGCTTTTTGGGGTTGGGAGTTTGGTGGCGAGTGTGAGGGCGACTGTAAACGGGATTGCAATTGCGATTGCGAACGGAGTACGGCGGAAAAAGATGGATTGCCACTGCAAAGTCCGGAGGCTGACCAGCTGAGATGTCTGAGGTTGGGGGTGCAATAATGCACCTACTACTGAATGAGTGACAGTAAAGTGGCGAGCGGTCTCCGCCGAAGACCCAGCAGGCCGAGGATCTGACAGAAAACGAGAGTTAAGCTAATACGAGGTGCTTACATTGAGACCAGTTAGACAGATATTGTTGGAGCTCATATTTTTGATAAGACGAGACTCGCGTTAGGGTCTGTGAAAGCTGGTATAACCAGTGTCCGACACATTGTTGGGCTTGCAGAAGGATTCCATGGGGTGGCAGACCTTGAACTGCAGTCGAATGGTATCTGCATGAACGAGGTGAAGGATACTGATGGGCACGAGACTGAGGTTggggggaagagatgagtTCGCCCGAGTGAAGAGGATACTTGACCTTACTAAGGGAACAATTCTTTTAGTGGAAAGCACATTTTGCACGGGAAAACAGGTGGATGGCCAACAAACGTACTGCCCTAatattttttctttccagaTATTTGTTTTGCTTATTCCACACCGCGACCGATAAATCGCCTAGGCGGACTTGCCTCCCATGTGATCCTAGTCAATTCGAAAGATTGGAGACTGAAGACTTAAAAGATTAACGCTTTTATTGAGGTAAGATCTTTCCGTACAAACACGCCCATCAGAAGTAAAGGTAAGTGAATGAGCAATGAGCATGTGACTGATGGTCTAGTTGGCGGCAATAGTGTCATATAAGTTTCcgagggagagaaagggagaagggtGTCTTGAAATACAAACAGCAGAGGAACAAACAAACAGTGCGTTATTCTGCGCAAAATTGTATGTTTAATGATATAATCAGATATCATTATCCCACCCCCGTCCAGCCATGCATCCCATCATGCAGAGAGTGATCGCGGTCTGGTTCAGTTTGGCAGGAGATCATACGGACAAGAATGAAGGACAAGACAGATAATCGACCAAAGAAGCAAAAGTACCGCAGAAGCAGAAAAATAGGGTACGAACAGGAAACATGCATTCCCTTTCAAAatatcttcttttcattcttATAGCTGTATTCTATCCCATCTGACCGTTTACTGTTGACCAGCCTCCATCAGTAACCAAAAATTGGAGATAAGAATAGATAGAACTCACAGTGATAACACTAGGCTTCTCCCTACCAGTGTACTCCTTCAACTTGGAGATATTCAAAGCAACCTCAATCAACGGCTTCAATCCAACCTGGGCATCGTTCCCATACTCGCTCTCATCCTTGCTGTATTTTTCGACATATAACCTAATAGTCGCACCAGAAGACCCTGTACCGGAAAGACGGAAGATGATTCTTGATCCATCTTCAAACTTGATGTACAACCCTTGATTGGTGGAGACAGAGCCGTCGATAGGGTCAGTGTACGAAAAGTTGTCAGCCTCCGCGACCTTGAAGGAAGCGTCAGAGGAAGTGGCCTTCAGGGAAGAGCCGACAAAGCCGGAAGAAGCAAAGAGGTCGCTGAGGTGGGACATCATTTTCTCGGCGGGTCCAGACTCGCATTCTTCATAGTCGTAtcgagagaagaaggatcgACCATACTTCTTCCAGTGTTGCATGAGTACGTCGTTGATGCCGGATCCGggcttttccttgttcGCAGCAGCGAGGATAGCGAGCCAGGCTGCATTTTTTGTTAGTAATGCCACGAGGGTAAAATAAAAGGCAAGACTCACCGACGATGGCCCAAACACCGTCCTTTTCTCGAATGTGGTCCGAACCGGTACCGAAAGACTCTTCACCGCAGATGGAAAGTCGACCAGCATCCATCAAGTTACCGAAGAACTTCCATCCAGTAGGCACCTCAAAGACTTCGAGACCCCTCTCCTTGGCAACAATGTCAATGGCACCGCTAGTAGGCATAGACCTGGCAAGGCCCTTGATACCGCTCTTGAAGTAAGGGATGGCCTTTTCTGCCCAATCGGCAATGATAGCAACACTGTCGGAAGGAGTGACAAAAGCACCCTTGCCATAGATCATGTTTCGGTCACCGTCACCATCAGAGGCAGCACCAAACTCAAtgttctccttctcaactCGCTCAACAAGCTCGTGAGCGTAAGTCAAGTTGGGGTCGGGGTGGCCACCGCCAAAGTCGGGGGAGGGGACACAGTTTTGGATGGAAGATTCGGGTAAACCGAGCTCTTCGACAAAGATAGCTCGGCCATAAGGACCGGTGACACCGTTAAGGGCGTCAAAGAGAACGGTAGGTCGGGGGGTGGTGTTGTGGAGCCAGTTCTTGATGGCGTCAAAGTCAAAGATGGACTTGAGGAGGTCAATGTAGTTAGAGACAGGGTCAACAATGGTGACCTTGAGAGGACCATGGGTGAACTCGCCAATCTTGGACAAATCAAGCTGCTCCGTGTTAGACATTGCTCATGCTTGATTTAACAAACTTACATCGGGCAAGTTGATCTGCTTGTATTCCTGGATGCTGTCGGCAATCTCGTGGATGGCGTTGGTCACATCCTCGGGGGCAGGTCCACCATTGGGAGTGTTGAACTTGATACCAAAGTCATTATCGGGACCACCGGGGTTGTGGGACGCAGTGAGGAGAATACCACCATCAGTCTTGAGGGATCGGATAAGTGCAGAACCAGCGggggtggagaggatggcgtTTTGGCCGAGAATAACGTGCTTGATGCCGTTGGCAGCACCGATACGGAGAATAATCTGGGTAGCCTCGGGAGACTAAAGTTGATAAGAAAATGAGAAGTAAAATCATGCATCAGTCACCAGTTCCTTCCCGAACCGCAACGTCTGCGCTGTACAAACGATAGATCTCACTCACAAAGTATCGTccatcaccaccaacaacaaTGGTCTTGCCCTCGGGACCTCCAGGCATAGCAGAGAGGATGGCCTGAACAAAGTTCTCGGTGTAGTGCTCCTGCTGGAAGATCTTGACCTTCTTTCGAAGACCGGATGTACCTGGCTTCTGGCCTGTCAGGGAGCGTTAGCTATGGTCCGTCCAGAGGGAATGTGGACTTGCCAGAGTAGGGCTTTGTCTTGACGGTTACGATATCGGACCTAGACGGGTGAGCCTAGCTGAAATATAGGTGCAAGGCGACTTACATGGTGGTATATGGGTATtctgtggaagaaggaaggaagaaggaggaaggaaagaggatatGGTGGTGTATGGGAGGTGAGTGGACACCAGCCGCGGCCCGTGCGCACAACACCGAGATACCAGCCAGCCGCATACGTCAGGAGCTGCAGCCCCACACCCCACACCAATTCCCGAGAGTGGCACACGTGGTCGCCACGCGACAGAAAGGCGGCACCCACCGTCGTGCCTTGCATATCAACATCTCGCCTCAAAATTAGTCCACCTTTTTTCGGATCGACTACTCTTTTTTTCGAGCATAGGTCGAGCCTCATCGAGCGATATGCCCGAAATCACCGCTTTCCCCCAGCCAAAATCAGATCTCaacgtcctcctcctcggaGCGGGCGGAAGGGAGCACGCCCTCGCGTTCAAGCTCGCCCAGTCTTCCAGGGTCGCTCGTATTGTCGTTTGCCCAGGTAACGGCGGTACTGCTCTTATGGGCGGGAAGGTCTCTAATCTCGCATTGCCTTGGGGTGCTCCCCCGGCCTTCGGGTCCATTTTAGAGTGGGCTAAGAAAGAGAACATTGACCTCGTCGTTCCCGGTCCCGAGCAACCTCTTGTCGATGGTGTCGAGGGTGCGTTCAAGAAGGCTGGTATTCCCGTCTTTGGCCCCTCACCCGCTGCTGCTATGCTCGAGGGCAGCAAGTCTCTCAGCAAGGAGTTCATGGCCCGACACAACATCCCCACTGCCGCCTTCCGATCGTTCACCTCCACCCAATACGAAGATGCCGTCGCCTACATCAAGTCCAAGCCCTTCACCTCTGGTCGAAGTGTCATCAAAGCGTCTGGTCTTGCCGCCGGTAAGGGTGTGCTCATCCCCGAAACCGACGAAGAGGCTCTTGCTGCTTTGAAGAGCGTCATGGTCGACAAGGAGTTTGGAGATGCCGGCGACGAGGTTGTCGTTGAGGAGTACCTCTCCGGCCCTGAGATTTCTGTTCTCGCTTTCAGCGATGGTTACACTATCGTGCCGATGCCTGCTGCTCAGGACCACAAGCGTATCGGCGAGGGTGACACTGGCCTTAACACTGGTGGTATGGGCGCTTACGCTCCTGCCCCGATCGCTACCAAGGAGATCATGGAGAGGTGTGTCAAGGATGTGCTCGAGCCCACGATCAAGGGAATGAGGGAAGATGGTTATCCATTTGTTGGCATGTTGTTCACCGGCTTTATGATCACTGCCGATGGACCTAGGGTTTTGGAGTACAACGTCAGGTTCGGTGACCCAGAGACTCAGGCTTTGATGCTATTACTTGACGAGCAGACTGATTTGGCCGAGGTGTTGCTTGTGAGTTTCTCTCTTTCAGTTTTCATTTGACCTCGCCATGTCTGATGGCAAATTTCTAGGCCTGTGTTGAGCGCCGTCTTGACTCTGTCAAGCTCGGCTACAAGCAAGGCTACGCTGTCTCTGTCGTCCTTGCTTCCGAGGGCTACCCCGGCTCTTACCCCAAAGGCCTCCCTATGACCCTTAACCCTACACCTGAAGGTACGTCCATGGTCATCTCATCCTTGCATCAACTAACAATGTAAAAAAACAGGTGTTGAGGTCTTCCACGCCGGAACTAAGCGCTCCGACAACGTCACGGTCACCGACGGCGGCCGTGTCCTCGCCGTCTGCGCTTCGGCCCCTACCCTCCGCGCCGCCGTCGACCTCGCCTACTCTGGCATCTCTCAAATCTCCTTCCAAGGCCAAACCTTCCGTCGAGACATTGCTTACCGTGCTCTCTCCTCCGAACCCCCCGCCGAGCCCAAGGGCCTCACTTACGCCGCTGCCGGCGTTTCCGTCGATGCCGGTAACGATCTCGTCGAGGCTATCAAGCCCGTCGTCAAGGCCACTCGACGACCTGGTGCCGACTCTGACATTGGCGGGTTCGGCGGTGCGTTCGACCTTGCCAAAGCCGGCTACAAGGACCCGATCCTCGTTTCTGGGACTGACGGTGTCGGAACCAAGCTCCGTGTCGCTCTTGACCATGGGAAACACAGCACCGTCGGTATCGACCTCGTTGCGATGAGCGTCAACGACCTCATCGTTCAAGGTGCCGAGCCTCTCTACTTCCTCGACTATTATGCGTGTTCCAAGCTCGACGTGCCTGTGGCCTCGGATGTGATCACCGGTATTGCCGAGGGATGTCTCCAAGCTGGATGCGCATTGATCGGCGGTGAGACGGCAGAAATGCCGGGCATGTACCACGGGGACGACTATGATCTTGCCGGTTTTGCTGTGGGTGTGGTTGAACGAGCACAAATCCTCCCCACGCCCGATATCGCCTCTGGCGAcgtcctcctcgctctctcttcctctggccCCCACTCCAACGGTTTCTCCCTTATCCGCAAAATCGtttccctctccaaccTCGCTTTGCATGATACCGCCCCATGGGACAAGAACACTTCCGTTGGCGATGCGCTCTTAACCCCTACCAAGGTGTACATCAAGCCCCTCTTACCCGGTATCAAGTCTAGCTTGTACAAGGGCATGTCCCACATTACCGGCGGTGGTTTCACAGAGAACATCCCCCgtatcttctcctctgcgTCAAACTTGGGTGTCAAGCTTGATTTGACGTCTTACAGCCTTCCGGCGATTTGGAAGTGGCTCATGCGGGCTGGGAACGTCGAGGCCAAGGAGATGGTTAGGACGTTCAACTGTGGTGTGGGgatgatcatcatcgtcgccAAGGACAAGGTTGACGCGGCGTTGAACAgtttgaaggagaatgggGAGGAGGCTTGGGTTATTGGTGAAGttcaggagaagaagggtgtcGAGTACATTGGTTTGGACCAATTTGGCCTTTAGAAGTGAGGAGTCTATAGTTTAGGGCTTTTGTGCGTTTTAGAAAAACAAAATTATGAGTAGAGTTGTGTTCCATGCAAGATCTAGTTGTCTCTGATAGATTTACGTTTGCGGCTCAAAAGTGAGTCTGAGAGTTGCGAAAGTAAAAAGTACGAAAGATTGTCATATCTTCACGAACTCCGGAGTCCGTCCAAGCGAAAGACGTTATTGACGCGACGGAATCAATTTCTTCCAATACTCTTGCGTCGAAGAACGAACCTCTCGCATATCCCCTTTCCACTTTCCGTCTCAACCCCATTCAACCTGTTTTTTTGAGCCAACTTTATTCTTCACCATGTCCCAAGCCCATCGACCCACATGGAACCCCGCCCAAGGCCGGGAAACCAAAGCCGGTTCTCAACAAATCTCCAAGCTGTCCCTCGCAGCGCATACCAAACTTAAGTTCCGTCAACCGGGGCAGACAAACACTTCAGATGTCGCGAGAAGAGATTTGAAAGCGGAGCTCTTAGCAGCGGAGAGGGCGTCactggagaagaagaggaaggcggagGGGTTGCCGCCTTTGGCGCCGTTGGGGTCCCAGCAGGATGGGCAGCTGAGGATAGAAGGAGCGAGGGacggggaggaggatgaggcggcagcgaagaggaggaagatattggaagaagctgcGGAGATGGATAAGGACGATGAAAGTGAGAGTGAcgagggggaagaggagggtaaggggaaaggaaaggcagtggatgatgaggatgaagacgatgatgatgatgagtgaGTTTTCATCGCTCTTCTGTAGTGAAGCATTGCGCAGTGGTCATGGTCTGACTTTTTTGAGCAGTAGTGACGATGATTCggacgatgaggacgatACAGCAGCATTAATGGCAGAACTTGCAAAGATCAAGCAAGAACGAGCCGAAGAAAAAGCCCGCCTCGTGCGTCCCATTCCCTTACCCCTATCCTATTTTTCCGGAAACTGACCTTGTGCCATTTGTTGTTTTGTAGGACGCTGAAGCAGCTTCCAGCGAAGCCATATCCCGTGAAGCTGAGATCGCTACAGGCAACCCTCTGATGAACCTCCAAGCCGCTCTCGGCACTGCGTCCGATACCCCTCGGTCGACTACATCGTCTGCATCGACATTTGCGGtcaagaggagatgggacgATGACTTGATTTTCAAGAACCAGGCTGTTGGGATTGACGATAAGCCCAAGAGGGGAGAGTTCGTCAATGACTTGCTGAGAAGCGAGTTCCACAAGAAGTTTATGAACAGGTTCATCAAGTAGTGGAAGAGAGGCCTCAGTGTACTACATATGGATATTGTCATGCATTACACATTTATGAAATCGTGCCTAGTCGTTTTCTACGACGCATGCATACTACATATGATAGCCATGGACACCCGATTCTGGCAAAACTGTGCAGGGAAAGTGACCCGAATCCTGCCTCCACCGATAGCGACCTTCGTTGTTGGAAATTGAGTGTTCGTTTTCCAATaacccttcccttcccaacatccatctccccatccctttttctcattcctctttcaacaacctcaaAACAGAACACATTCACGATGCTCTCTGCTCTCCGCCCCATCGCCCGACCCCTCGCCGGCTCTCTCAGGACTCGCATTGCGCCCAGGCCCTCTGCGCTCAAGTTCTCTGCCCTCAGGTTCGTCTCTACCAGTGCGTATCGCCCTCCATCTCATTGGTCCGAGTCACCCCTCGTTATTGAGCTAAcattttcctctccttaCCACTCATTTCACCTAACCGCTGTGCCGATGCGTACATTGCAATCGCCTATTGCTCTACTTTCACAGCCAAGTACACTACTGACCACGAATGGGTCACTTTTGAGTCTGAGACCAACGTCGGTGTCGTTGGTATCACCGAGTACGCCCAGAAGGCTTTAGGAGATGTCGTCTTTGTCGAGTTGCCCGGTGAAGGTACCGAGGTCGCCCAGGGTGGTATGTCTTGCCATTTGCTTAGCTGTTCCTTTCGCTTCGTCATGTCGTCGCGCGAATGCTTGGCAGATATACACAGGGTACTAGATGCTGATACACAGTTGTATAGATTCCATTGGTGCTGTCGAGTCTGTCAAGGCTGCCTCTGACATCTATGCCCCTATCTCTGGTGTCGTCGAGTCTATCAACGAGACCCTTGCCGACCAACCTAGCTTGTTGAACAAGTCTCCCGAGAAAGACGGTACGTCATACCCTTATACCCTTGATCGTTTTGACATGTAATGCTAACATGGCTATCGTCGATTAACAGGCTGGCTTTGCAAGGTCAAGCTCTCCGACCCCGCCGAGTTTGATGACCTCTTGTCTGCTGACGCTTACAAAGCCCATTGCGAGGGTGCTTAAAGTAACTCATCAAAAAAGGATCAACTTCAAATTAATTCATATTCATATATTTTTCTCTCAACAGATTCAGTAATTCTCATCGAATGTAGGGATGCAGGCATGCAAAGCGAAACGTTGTCCATAATGCACCCAAACTTATCATTGTCATTCACCTTTCCAGGAAATATATGAGGCTTACATGATCAAGGAACGTGAATGTGAGGACGGGTACGACACCAAGGAACAGTTAGCGGAGAACATTAATGGCAGGCTTTCCCACTAATTCATATAAAACTCAGCTTTCGATGCCGGCATGACTGTCTTAAAAAGAGGCGATCTATTCTACGGGGTTAGCGTGGAAGGCAAGACTTTGAGTATAAAAGTTGAGGAGACTTGCTTGctcccctcatcctcgccaaCCACTACAAACACTCAACATCCAACTACTGCATAACCAATACAATTACAGCTCCCATCTATATCACATCGTGGCTCAACAAAACACCAACCCTTCAGAAGAACGCTCGGTCTCGAATGAGGTCGTATTATCACTCAGAAACTGAGACCTGTAcgcatttccttcttctctgcctttCTTCATGATTTGGACATGCTGCTGACGTTgttctcctcttttttcctcctaGCCCCGCTCTTAATTCCCAATTCCCATGTCTTACATGTAGCCGAACCCCTCTCAACAGGATCAAAGTCAGAATCAGACCCAGACCCGAGACAATAGCCCCTGCTCACGAGAACCTGGACATCCATACCGTTCGTCATACCACAATTTCACCACTTTGATCTTCGCAAAGTGTTCCAACACAGAGAAATCGGAGTTCCAAAAGATTTATTTTTGTCTCAACGGTTTTCGTCACGCCAGAATCATCTTAAAACATTCGTCCTTTGGAGAATCGGGCATAGTAATCAGAAGCAAAATGGAAATTTGAAAGGAAGGGTTCATCTTCCGCCAAGGACCTTTGTACCATGTCGACTCCCGAAGGGAGCAGCGAAGGCGTACTGGTAAAAAATGGATGGTATAATAAAGCGCTTATTTCGTTGGCCCACGGTTAAGCAACGGATTCTCTTCCTATTTGAGTCGTCACTTTCAACTTTTCAAAAATAGGTTGCTCAAGATGACTTGCCAGCAGAATTCCAGTGACAATGGCACCTCCACGAATTCCTTGCGTCAGCGCATGATGGATTACCTTATCAGGACAGAAAGAAGTATGTCTTGAGTTGATAATATTCCTCGCCAAAGTAGCTGATATCGCGGTTTATTGATTCGCGACGCAGCCGGAGACATTCACATATATCCTGCTCAAGGCACCTTTGATGCCCAAGCTTATGAggccgaagaggaagtCGATCAATACCTTAGCGACTCGTCACATCTGGGATCGGTATCAGCTCCATCATCAAGACTAAACCCACAACCTTCTACCATCCGGAGCGAGGTCCCTAGCCGAGTGATCTACGGTGATTTTGAG
This Cryptococcus neoformans var. neoformans JEC21 chromosome 14 sequence DNA region includes the following protein-coding sequences:
- a CDS encoding phosphoglucomutase, putative is translated as MSDIVTVKTKPYSGQKPGTSGLRKKVKIFQQEHYTENFVQAILSAMPGGPEGKTIVVGGDGRYFSPEATQIILRIGAANGIKHVILGQNAILSTPAGSALIRSLKTDGGILLTASHNPGGPDNDFGIKFNTPNGGPAPEDVTNAIHEIADSIQEYKQINLPDLDLSKIGEFTHGPLKVTIVDPVSNYIDLLKSIFDFDAIKNWLHNTTPRPTVLFDALNGVTGPYGRAIFVEELGLPESSIQNCVPSPDFGGGHPDPNLTYAHELVERVEKENIEFGAASDGDGDRNMIYGKGAFVTPSDSVAIIADWAEKAIPYFKSGIKGLARSMPTSGAIDIVAKERGLEVFEVPTGWKFFGNLMDAGRLSICGEESFGTGSDHIREKDGVWAIVAWLAILAAANKEKPGSGINDVLMQHWKKYGRSFFSRYDYEECESGPAEKMMSHLSDLFASSGFVGSSLKATSSDASFKVAEADNFSYTDPIDGSVSTNQGLYIKFEDGSRIIFRLSGTGSSGATIRLYVEKYSKDESEYGNDAQVGLKPLIEVALNISKLKEYTGREKPSVIT
- a CDS encoding purine nucleotide biosynthesis-related protein, putative translates to MPEITAFPQPKSDLNVLLLGAGGREHALAFKLAQSSRVARIVVCPGNGGTALMGGKVSNLALPWGAPPAFGSILEWAKKENIDLVVPGPEQPLVDGVEGAFKKAGIPVFGPSPAAAMLEGSKSLSKEFMARHNIPTAAFRSFTSTQYEDAVAYIKSKPFTSGRSVIKASGLAAGKGVLIPETDEEALAALKSVMVDKEFGDAGDEVVVEEYLSGPEISVLAFSDGYTIVPMPAAQDHKRIGEGDTGLNTGGMGAYAPAPIATKEIMERCVKDVLEPTIKGMREDGYPFVGMLFTGFMITADGPRVLEYNVRFGDPETQALMLLLDEQTDLAEVLLACVERRLDSVKLGYKQGYAVSVVLASEGYPGSYPKGLPMTLNPTPEGVEVFHAGTKRSDNVTVTDGGRVLAVCASAPTLRAAVDLAYSGISQISFQGQTFRRDIAYRALSSEPPAEPKGLTYAAAGVSVDAGNDLVEAIKPVVKATRRPGADSDIGGFGGAFDLAKAGYKDPILVSGTDGVGTKLRVALDHGKHSTVGIDLVAMSVNDLIVQGAEPLYFLDYYACSKLDVPVASDVITGIAEGCLQAGCALIGGETAEMPGMYHGDDYDLAGFAVGVVERAQILPTPDIASGDVLLALSSSGPHSNGFSLIRKIVSLSNLALHDTAPWDKNTSVGDALLTPTKVYIKPLLPGIKSSLYKGMSHITGGGFTENIPRIFSSASNLGVKLDLTSYSLPAIWKWLMRAGNVEAKEMVRTFNCGVGMIIIVAKDKVDAALNSLKENGEEAWVIGEVQEKKGVEYIGLDQFGL
- a CDS encoding glycine dehydrogenase (decarboxylating), putative — translated: MLSALRPIARPLAGSLRTRIAPRPSALKFSALRFVSTTKYTTDHEWVTFESETNVGVVGITEYAQKALGDVVFVELPGEGTEVAQGDSIGAVESVKAASDIYAPISGVVESINETLADQPSLLNKSPEKDGWLCKVKLSDPAEFDDLLSADAYKAHCEGA